The following coding sequences lie in one Kribbella sp. NBC_00709 genomic window:
- a CDS encoding transglycosylase family protein, with product MSKARHARARRSTRRVARTLSIAGLGAGITAAGAGAAFATDYQVKAGDTLSEIAQANGADWHELARINNLKDPNLILIGQTLTLDGAKKSAPKVVKKSETRPHTDKKATTKKADRDVRSSRSEDRPKASSGKANLSGAWAKVANCESSGNPRAVNPAGYYGLFQFDLQTWRSVGGSGNPAKASAAEQLMRAKKLYSQRGASPWPVCGKYLR from the coding sequence ATGTCCAAGGCCCGACATGCGCGCGCCCGGCGAAGTACCCGCCGGGTGGCTCGAACCCTCTCCATCGCCGGTCTGGGAGCCGGCATCACCGCCGCCGGCGCCGGCGCGGCGTTCGCGACCGATTACCAGGTCAAAGCCGGCGACACCCTCTCCGAGATCGCCCAGGCCAACGGTGCCGACTGGCACGAGCTGGCCCGGATCAACAACCTGAAGGACCCGAACCTCATCCTGATCGGGCAGACGCTGACCCTGGACGGCGCGAAGAAGTCCGCGCCGAAGGTCGTCAAGAAGTCCGAGACCCGGCCGCACACCGACAAGAAGGCCACGACCAAGAAGGCCGACCGCGACGTCCGCTCGAGCCGGTCCGAGGACCGCCCGAAGGCGAGCAGCGGCAAGGCGAACCTGAGCGGCGCCTGGGCCAAGGTCGCGAACTGCGAGTCCAGCGGCAACCCCCGCGCCGTGAACCCGGCCGGCTACTACGGACTGTTCCAGTTCGACCTGCAGACCTGGCGCAGCGTCGGTGGCTCCGGCAACCCGGCGAAGGCCTCCGCGGCCGAGCAGCTGATGCGCGCGAAGAAGCTGTACTCGCAGCGCGGCGCGTCCCCGTGGCCCGTCTGTGGCAAGTACCTCCGCTGA
- a CDS encoding LacI family DNA-binding transcriptional regulator, with the protein MSRVTIKEIARRCGVSQGAVSYALNNQPGVSEATRARVLQVAAELEWVPNRAARQLSAARSETFGLVLARTAQTLIEEPYFMGFVGGVESVLAEKSYALALQVVTDLDEELSTYRKWAAERRVDGVIVVDLRVADPRLPVLRKLGLPAVLVGDPALADGMPCVWTDGTAAMTAALDHVASLGHRVIARVAGPPEYGDVWIRDRAFEVAARRLAVETRIHHTDFSATQGATATRDLVGGSSRPTAIIYDNDLMAVAGLAAIQGLGLRVPDDLTLVAWDDSALCRITHPTLTALSHNIVGYGAEVTQRLLALLSGAQPQSHLFSTPLLIIRESSAPPG; encoded by the coding sequence GTGTCCCGTGTGACCATCAAGGAGATCGCCCGGCGCTGTGGTGTCTCCCAAGGCGCCGTTTCGTACGCCCTGAACAACCAGCCCGGGGTGTCGGAGGCCACCCGTGCACGCGTGCTGCAGGTCGCCGCGGAGCTGGAGTGGGTGCCCAACCGGGCCGCCCGCCAACTGTCCGCCGCACGCAGCGAGACGTTCGGGCTGGTGCTCGCGAGGACGGCGCAGACCTTGATCGAGGAGCCGTACTTCATGGGCTTCGTCGGCGGCGTCGAGTCGGTGCTCGCGGAGAAGTCGTATGCGTTGGCGCTGCAGGTCGTGACCGATCTCGACGAGGAGCTGTCGACGTACCGGAAGTGGGCCGCCGAACGCCGGGTCGACGGGGTGATCGTCGTCGACCTCCGCGTCGCGGACCCCCGCCTGCCGGTACTGCGGAAGCTCGGTCTGCCGGCCGTTCTGGTCGGGGATCCGGCGCTGGCGGACGGGATGCCGTGCGTCTGGACCGACGGTACGGCGGCGATGACCGCGGCCCTGGATCACGTCGCGTCGCTCGGTCATCGGGTGATCGCCCGGGTCGCCGGTCCGCCGGAGTACGGCGACGTCTGGATCCGCGACCGGGCCTTCGAGGTGGCCGCCCGCCGGCTGGCGGTCGAGACCCGCATCCACCACACCGACTTCTCCGCCACTCAAGGCGCCACCGCCACCCGCGATCTCGTCGGCGGGTCTTCGCGCCCGACCGCGATCATCTACGACAACGACCTGATGGCCGTCGCCGGACTGGCCGCGATCCAGGGTCTCGGCCTCCGCGTGCCGGACGACCTGACGCTCGTGGCCTGGGACGACTCGGCGCTGTGCCGAATCACTCACCCCACGCTGACGGCGCTCAGTCACAACATCGTCGGCTACGGCGCGGAAGTGACGCAGCGCCTGCTGGCCCTGCTGTCCGGCGCGCAACCGCAGTCCCACCTGTTCTCCACGCCGTTGCTGATCATCCGGGAGAGCTCGGCGCCTCCCGGCTAG
- a CDS encoding class I SAM-dependent methyltransferase — translation MLVTSRSYAEYEAMFDLKELPDSILDCCAGGASFTAEAAERGVDAIAADPAYELETPELVDSVRRSLPATSGIVDEHQGSFVWHWYGSPERKDQYRIEAADRFLQDVMSAPERYVAAGLPELPFGDRRFELVLCSHLLFTWSDKYDRAWHEAALRELIRVSNAEVRIFPLVQQGAGEPIPWLPELLDSLEGVTTEIRKVPYEFQVGADKMLVITRS, via the coding sequence GTGCTGGTGACCTCGCGCTCGTACGCCGAGTACGAAGCGATGTTCGACCTGAAGGAACTCCCGGACTCCATCCTCGACTGCTGCGCCGGCGGCGCGAGCTTCACCGCCGAGGCCGCCGAGCGCGGCGTCGACGCGATCGCGGCCGACCCGGCGTACGAGCTGGAGACCCCCGAACTCGTCGACAGCGTCCGGCGGAGCCTGCCGGCGACGTCGGGAATCGTCGACGAACATCAGGGGAGTTTCGTCTGGCACTGGTACGGATCGCCGGAGCGGAAGGATCAGTACCGGATCGAGGCGGCCGACCGGTTCCTGCAGGACGTGATGTCCGCACCGGAGCGGTACGTCGCCGCCGGACTACCGGAGCTGCCCTTCGGCGATCGCCGGTTCGAGCTGGTGCTCTGCTCGCACCTGTTGTTCACCTGGTCCGACAAGTACGACCGTGCCTGGCACGAGGCCGCATTGCGCGAGCTGATCCGGGTCAGCAACGCCGAGGTCCGGATCTTCCCGCTGGTGCAGCAAGGGGCCGGTGAACCGATCCCGTGGCTGCCCGAGCTGCTCGACTCACTCGAGGGCGTGACCACCGAGATCCGCAAGGTCCCCTACGAGTTCCAGGTCGGGGCCGACAAGATGCTGGTCATCACCCGCAGCTGA
- a CDS encoding AAA family ATPase — MESEGVIVVSGIMAAGKSSVSQMLAERFQYGVHLRGDVFRRMIVSGQASMADDVLEAQRQLQLRYRLACMAADEYANAGFTVVLQDVVIGELLREFLDGIRTRPRYLVVLTPRPEVISGRLGGAHHLVDELDYELHAFSPRRGLWLDNSDLSVGETVDAILGRLDEAGFD; from the coding sequence ATGGAGTCCGAGGGGGTGATCGTCGTCAGTGGAATCATGGCGGCGGGGAAGTCGTCGGTGTCCCAAATGCTCGCCGAGAGATTCCAGTACGGCGTGCATCTTCGGGGGGACGTTTTTCGCCGGATGATCGTCAGCGGACAGGCCTCGATGGCCGACGACGTACTCGAGGCGCAGCGCCAGCTGCAGCTTCGCTACCGGCTCGCCTGCATGGCCGCCGACGAGTACGCGAATGCGGGGTTCACCGTCGTTCTGCAGGACGTCGTGATCGGTGAGTTGCTGCGCGAGTTCCTGGACGGAATCCGGACGCGGCCGCGGTACCTCGTCGTGCTGACACCTCGCCCGGAGGTGATCTCCGGCCGTCTCGGTGGGGCGCATCATCTGGTCGACGAGCTCGACTACGAACTGCACGCGTTCAGCCCGCGGCGCGGACTGTGGCTGGACAACTCCGACCTGTCGGTCGGCGAGACCGTCGACGCGATTCTCGGGCGGCTCGACGAAGCCGGCTTCGACTGA
- a CDS encoding sugar phosphate isomerase/epimerase family protein, translating to MVAVDHLSLQLYTVRGKLEEDFDGTLARIAEIGYTKVEPFGVTAYADRLADALPKHGLSAPTTHAGLLRDEAGPIYAAAKRLGITTVIDPHTDPARWQNADDIKVIADGLNKAAVEAADHGITVGYHNHQFELESKIGGAHGLEILVDNLSDEVILEVDTYWAAVGGADVTALLGKFGDRVKAIHVKDGDGTLNNKAQVAVGDGVIAVRDILAAAPNALRVVELDDFTGEIFDAVEGSYTFLTGEGAPA from the coding sequence ATGGTCGCAGTGGACCACCTGTCCCTCCAGTTGTACACGGTCCGGGGCAAGCTCGAAGAGGACTTCGACGGCACCCTGGCACGCATCGCGGAGATCGGCTACACCAAGGTCGAGCCCTTCGGTGTGACCGCCTACGCGGACCGTCTGGCCGACGCGCTGCCCAAGCACGGACTCTCGGCCCCCACCACCCACGCCGGCCTCCTGCGGGACGAAGCCGGCCCGATCTACGCGGCGGCGAAGCGGCTCGGCATCACCACGGTGATCGACCCGCACACCGACCCCGCCCGCTGGCAGAACGCGGACGACATCAAGGTCATCGCCGACGGGCTGAACAAGGCCGCCGTCGAGGCCGCCGACCACGGCATCACGGTCGGGTACCACAACCACCAGTTCGAGCTCGAGTCGAAGATCGGCGGCGCGCACGGGCTGGAGATCCTGGTCGACAACCTGTCCGACGAGGTGATCCTCGAGGTCGACACGTACTGGGCGGCCGTCGGCGGCGCGGACGTCACGGCGCTGCTCGGCAAGTTCGGCGACCGGGTCAAGGCGATCCACGTCAAGGACGGCGACGGCACGCTGAACAACAAGGCCCAGGTCGCGGTCGGCGACGGCGTCATCGCGGTCCGGGACATCCTGGCCGCCGCGCCGAACGCCCTGCGGGTCGTCGAGCTGGACGACTTCACCGGCGAGATCTTCGACGCGGTCGAGGGCAGCTACACGTTCCTCACCGGAGAGGGTGCGCCTGCATGA
- a CDS encoding molybdopterin-dependent oxidoreductase, producing the protein MTVRRTSCNLCEAICGVLVTVEEGRVTDIRGDESDPLSRGHICPKAVALRDLQEDPDRLTTPVRRTSDGWQEIGWDAAYELVVGKLIGIQKEHGRNSVGVYLGNPNVHSLGALTHLPTMVRQLRTRNKFSATSIDQLPHMLASYLLYGHQLMVAVPDIDRTSYLLMLGANPLASNGSMMTAPGFGRRLKDVRKRGGKVVVIDPRRTETAAVADEHHFVRPGTDAAFLLALIHEVIAQGSARPAEYVDGLATVEAVVEAWTPERAAGITGIPAEAIRRIAGEVATADRAACYGRVGVSTQQFGAICQWAIQVLNIITGNLDRPGGTMFPRPAVNALLGLGRGHIGVWKSRVRGLPEFGGELPVSTMAEEILTPGDGQIRAMVTVAGNPVLSTPNGRKLDEALGSLEFMVAVDPYINETTRHADVILPPAPPLERDHYDVIFHQLAVRNTARWNDAVLPKPADARHDWEIFRELGLALVRRTRWSRRRVEVTARLRLTPRRIVDAGLRIGPYRLSVAKLRKSPGGIDLGPLQPALPGALHHKSKRIDLAQRMILDDLPRLDALNDLDGRLLLIGRRHLRSNNSWMHNSARLVKGKPRHQLLMNPGDLAERALTDGQFVTVTSAAGSISVEVASSNDIMPGVVSLPHGFGHNRPGARLTIANQVQGPSANDVTDAGLTDAVAGTAAVNGVPVTVTAS; encoded by the coding sequence ATGACCGTACGGCGGACCTCGTGCAACCTGTGTGAAGCAATCTGCGGCGTGCTCGTGACCGTCGAGGAGGGCCGGGTCACCGACATCCGCGGCGACGAGTCCGATCCGCTGTCCCGCGGTCACATCTGCCCGAAGGCGGTCGCGCTGCGCGACCTCCAGGAGGACCCCGACCGGTTGACCACGCCGGTACGCCGGACGTCCGACGGCTGGCAGGAGATCGGCTGGGACGCGGCGTACGAGCTCGTCGTCGGCAAGCTGATCGGGATCCAGAAGGAGCACGGCCGGAACTCGGTCGGCGTGTACCTCGGCAACCCGAACGTGCACAGTCTCGGTGCGCTCACGCACCTGCCGACGATGGTCAGGCAGCTGCGGACCCGGAACAAGTTCAGCGCGACGTCGATCGATCAGCTGCCGCACATGCTGGCGTCGTACCTGCTCTACGGGCATCAGCTGATGGTCGCGGTGCCGGACATCGACCGGACGTCGTACCTGTTGATGCTCGGCGCGAATCCGCTGGCGTCGAACGGGAGCATGATGACGGCGCCCGGCTTCGGACGGCGGTTGAAGGACGTGCGGAAGCGGGGCGGGAAAGTCGTCGTCATCGATCCGCGCCGGACCGAGACGGCCGCGGTCGCCGACGAGCATCACTTCGTCCGGCCCGGGACGGACGCGGCGTTCCTGCTCGCGCTGATTCACGAGGTCATCGCGCAGGGTTCCGCGCGGCCGGCGGAGTACGTCGACGGGCTGGCGACGGTCGAGGCCGTGGTGGAGGCGTGGACGCCGGAGCGGGCTGCGGGGATCACCGGGATCCCGGCGGAGGCGATCCGGCGGATAGCCGGCGAGGTCGCGACGGCCGATCGGGCGGCTTGTTACGGGCGGGTCGGGGTGTCGACGCAGCAGTTCGGGGCGATCTGCCAGTGGGCGATCCAGGTGCTGAACATCATCACCGGGAACCTGGACCGGCCGGGCGGGACGATGTTCCCGCGGCCTGCGGTGAACGCGTTGCTCGGGCTGGGGCGAGGACATATCGGGGTGTGGAAGAGCCGCGTCCGTGGCCTGCCGGAGTTCGGTGGCGAGTTGCCGGTGTCGACGATGGCCGAGGAGATCCTGACGCCGGGCGACGGGCAGATCCGGGCGATGGTCACGGTGGCCGGCAACCCCGTGCTGTCGACGCCGAACGGTCGCAAGCTCGACGAGGCGCTCGGGTCGCTGGAGTTCATGGTCGCGGTCGATCCGTACATCAACGAGACCACTCGGCACGCGGACGTGATCCTGCCGCCGGCGCCGCCGCTCGAGCGCGACCACTACGACGTGATCTTCCACCAGCTCGCCGTACGCAACACCGCCCGCTGGAACGACGCAGTACTGCCCAAGCCTGCGGATGCTCGGCACGACTGGGAGATCTTCCGGGAACTGGGGCTGGCCCTGGTACGGCGTACTCGGTGGAGCCGTCGACGGGTCGAGGTGACTGCCCGGCTACGTCTGACGCCGCGGCGGATCGTGGACGCCGGGTTGCGGATCGGGCCGTACCGGTTGTCGGTGGCGAAGCTCCGGAAGTCACCGGGCGGGATCGATCTCGGACCGCTGCAGCCTGCGTTGCCCGGCGCCCTGCATCACAAGTCGAAGCGGATCGACCTGGCGCAACGGATGATCCTCGACGACCTGCCCCGCCTCGACGCACTGAACGACCTGGACGGCCGGCTCCTGCTGATCGGCCGGCGGCACCTGCGCAGCAACAACTCCTGGATGCACAACTCGGCGCGGTTGGTGAAGGGCAAGCCCCGTCACCAGCTCCTGATGAACCCCGGCGACCTGGCCGAGCGGGCGCTCACCGACGGCCAGTTCGTCACCGTCACCTCCGCGGCCGGGTCCATCTCCGTGGAAGTTGCCTCTAGCAACGACATCATGCCGGGCGTGGTCAGCCTCCCGCACGGCTTCGGCCACAATCGGCCCGGCGCCCGCCTCACCATCGCCAACCAGGTGCAGGGCCCCAGCGCGAACGACGTGACCGACGCCGGGCTGACCGACGCCGTGGCCGGCACCGCAGCGGTGAACGGCGTACCGGTCACGGTGACCGCCTCCTAG
- a CDS encoding 2TM domain-containing protein: MNDVLVAVIVGCEIGFWVLLAAGLVTRYLLKLPKAGMVLLAAVPLVDVVMLVASVIDIHRGAEPAFKHSLAAIFIGVSVGFGHQTLQWADKWAAHYLGGAPRPVKPPKKGPERARHERAGWFRHLLSYVVGVGIMIALGLLSGRGYDAVLAPAGTWTLVLVIDAIVSFSYSFGRDREKQSV; encoded by the coding sequence GTGAACGACGTGCTGGTCGCTGTGATCGTCGGGTGTGAGATCGGGTTCTGGGTGCTGCTCGCCGCGGGCCTGGTCACGCGGTACCTGCTGAAGCTGCCGAAGGCCGGGATGGTCCTGCTGGCCGCCGTGCCGCTGGTCGACGTCGTCATGCTGGTCGCGAGCGTGATCGACATCCACCGCGGCGCCGAGCCGGCGTTCAAGCACTCGCTGGCCGCGATCTTCATCGGCGTCAGCGTCGGTTTCGGGCATCAGACGCTGCAGTGGGCCGACAAGTGGGCGGCGCACTACCTCGGCGGCGCGCCACGTCCGGTGAAGCCACCGAAGAAGGGTCCGGAGCGTGCTCGCCACGAGCGGGCCGGCTGGTTCCGGCACCTGCTGTCGTACGTCGTCGGTGTCGGCATCATGATCGCGCTCGGCCTGCTCTCCGGCCGCGGGTACGACGCGGTGCTCGCGCCCGCCGGGACCTGGACGCTCGTGCTGGTGATCGACGCGATCGTGTCCTTCAGTTACTCGTTCGGCCGCGACCGCGAGAAGCAGTCGGTCTGA
- a CDS encoding DUF5946 family protein produces the protein MNSPDDTHESTVCPGCRAVLPRSEWPITPKYNATAECAEVAGELLGFEVENAARLGYLHQLRIDAYGAQHVNPDAPRIGPLFALNGLYMYLERGSGNLDVRTAHGIMANSYDDWPRLVPPARVGELTAYDVLTAGSVDDVESALLKWAREVWESWPDDVRGTVRELTVELVPERYFKR, from the coding sequence CGTGCTTCCTCGGTCGGAGTGGCCCATCACCCCGAAGTACAACGCCACGGCGGAGTGCGCGGAGGTCGCCGGCGAGCTCCTCGGCTTCGAGGTCGAGAACGCGGCCCGCCTCGGGTATCTGCACCAGCTCCGCATCGACGCGTACGGCGCTCAGCACGTCAACCCGGACGCCCCGCGGATCGGCCCGCTCTTCGCGCTCAACGGCCTGTACATGTACTTGGAACGCGGCTCCGGCAACCTCGACGTACGGACCGCCCACGGCATCATGGCCAACTCGTACGACGACTGGCCACGGCTCGTCCCGCCGGCCCGTGTCGGTGAGCTCACGGCGTACGACGTACTCACCGCCGGCAGCGTGGACGACGTTGAGTCGGCCCTGCTCAAGTGGGCCCGCGAGGTCTGGGAGTCGTGGCCGGACGACGTCCGGGGAACGGTCCGGGAACTGACCGTCGAACTGGTCCCGGAACGGTATTTCAAGCGCTGA
- a CDS encoding Gfo/Idh/MocA family protein, with product MTAVGVGVIGAGVISDAYIKSMQSFPDLKVVAIGDLRPEAAEEKAKQYGIEAHGGPEAVLNNADVEIVVNLTIPIAHVEVALAAVAAGKHVWSEKPFSLDQDSGIKLLATAQDAGVRLGCAPDTILGPGLQESRRIIERGDIGTPLTALTLMQSPGPESWHPNPAFLFQEGAGPLWDIGPYYLTTLVQLFGPVAAVAGIGSKSKEKRTIGSGPLAGTDFDVTVPTHVSAIAKFESGQSSQSIFSFDSPLSRAGFVEITGSDATLAVPDPNGFDGEIKIRRRGADDWETVAETKAVAQRGTGVLEMARAIRAGRPHRATGALAFHIVDVMASITDSIDTGAFVDVTSTVEVAPILPDDWDVTAATL from the coding sequence ATGACGGCAGTCGGAGTAGGTGTGATCGGCGCCGGAGTGATCTCCGACGCCTATATCAAGAGCATGCAGAGCTTCCCGGACCTGAAGGTGGTCGCGATCGGCGACCTCCGGCCGGAAGCGGCCGAAGAGAAGGCGAAGCAGTACGGGATCGAGGCCCACGGCGGCCCCGAGGCCGTGCTGAACAACGCGGACGTCGAGATCGTGGTCAACCTGACCATCCCGATCGCGCACGTCGAGGTCGCCCTCGCAGCGGTTGCCGCAGGCAAGCATGTCTGGAGCGAGAAGCCGTTCTCGCTGGACCAGGACAGCGGGATCAAGCTGCTGGCCACGGCACAGGACGCGGGCGTGCGGCTGGGCTGCGCACCCGACACCATCCTGGGCCCGGGGCTGCAGGAGTCCCGTCGCATCATCGAGCGCGGTGACATCGGTACGCCGCTGACCGCGCTGACCTTGATGCAGTCCCCCGGTCCGGAGTCCTGGCACCCGAACCCGGCGTTCCTGTTCCAGGAAGGCGCCGGCCCGCTGTGGGACATCGGCCCGTACTACCTGACCACGCTGGTCCAGCTGTTCGGTCCGGTCGCCGCGGTCGCGGGGATCGGGTCGAAGTCCAAGGAGAAGCGCACGATCGGCTCCGGTCCGCTGGCGGGGACCGACTTCGACGTGACCGTGCCGACGCATGTCAGCGCGATCGCGAAGTTCGAGTCGGGGCAGTCCTCGCAGAGCATCTTCAGCTTCGACTCGCCGCTGTCGCGGGCCGGGTTCGTCGAGATCACCGGCTCGGACGCGACCCTCGCCGTACCGGACCCGAACGGGTTCGACGGTGAGATCAAGATCCGTCGCCGTGGCGCCGACGACTGGGAGACGGTCGCCGAGACCAAGGCGGTCGCGCAGCGCGGCACCGGCGTGCTGGAGATGGCGCGGGCGATCCGGGCCGGCCGGCCGCACCGGGCGACCGGGGCGCTGGCGTTCCACATCGTCGACGTGATGGCCTCCATCACCGACTCGATCGACACCGGCGCTTTCGTCGACGTGACCAGCACAGTCGAGGTCGCGCCGATCCTGCCGGACGACTGGGACGTGACCGCAGCAACGCTATGA
- a CDS encoding Pr6Pr family membrane protein, giving the protein MTTLGRIWAAVTVAVVVFGLVVQLFVTAGGHDGFFPDNPDRVFNVFAYFTIQSNLILGGTALMLVLQPGRSGGQLFKTLRLNGVLCIAVTGIVAHAVLAGLVDLHGWAAVADFLLHTAAPVAGVLGWLLFGPRGLVDWRIVGWSIVFPLLWLVFTLIRGAFVGFYPYPFVDVDQHGYGRVLLNCLLVAVLFLALAAGATTLDRRLHRKTTVER; this is encoded by the coding sequence ATGACGACGCTTGGGCGGATCTGGGCTGCGGTGACGGTGGCAGTAGTGGTGTTCGGGCTCGTCGTACAACTCTTCGTGACGGCCGGCGGGCACGACGGCTTCTTCCCGGACAATCCGGACCGGGTCTTCAATGTGTTCGCCTACTTCACCATCCAGTCGAACCTGATCCTTGGCGGGACGGCGCTGATGCTCGTCCTGCAACCCGGCCGGTCGGGCGGGCAGCTGTTCAAGACGCTCCGGCTGAACGGCGTGCTGTGCATCGCAGTGACCGGCATCGTCGCGCACGCCGTACTCGCGGGCCTCGTCGACCTGCACGGTTGGGCGGCCGTCGCCGACTTCCTGTTGCACACGGCTGCTCCGGTGGCCGGGGTCCTGGGCTGGCTGTTGTTCGGGCCGCGCGGACTGGTCGACTGGCGGATCGTGGGCTGGTCGATCGTGTTCCCACTGCTCTGGCTCGTGTTCACGCTGATCCGGGGCGCGTTCGTCGGGTTCTACCCGTACCCGTTCGTCGACGTCGACCAGCACGGTTACGGGCGGGTGCTGCTGAACTGTCTGCTGGTGGCGGTACTCTTCCTGGCTCTGGCGGCTGGGGCGACCACCCTGGATCGCCGGTTGCACCGGAAGACAACCGTCGAAAGGTAG
- a CDS encoding TetR/AcrR family transcriptional regulator, with product MPKIVDHVTRREEIAEALWRVVRRDGIRAASVRTIAAEAGWSAGAVRYYFPDQAGLLSFAMDLVSRRVTDRVSAIEPKGSVQTIVLRYLEEVLPLDAERRAEFDVWLAFMAQARAESGAGTLQEHLVKVHNELRQLCESLLRSLADAGVLKDGLDLRREVEVLHALLDGLALHAAIQPEHTTPARLRQLMRHQLESLMAENP from the coding sequence ATGCCGAAGATCGTCGACCACGTCACCCGCCGCGAGGAGATCGCCGAGGCGCTGTGGCGAGTGGTCCGCCGGGACGGGATCCGGGCCGCGTCGGTCCGCACCATCGCCGCCGAGGCGGGCTGGTCCGCCGGAGCCGTCCGCTACTACTTCCCGGACCAGGCCGGTCTGCTCAGCTTCGCGATGGACCTGGTCTCCCGCCGGGTGACCGACCGGGTCAGTGCGATCGAGCCGAAGGGCAGCGTGCAGACCATCGTGCTGCGCTATCTGGAGGAGGTCCTTCCGCTGGATGCAGAGCGCCGCGCCGAGTTCGACGTCTGGCTCGCATTCATGGCGCAGGCCCGGGCCGAATCCGGCGCCGGCACACTGCAGGAGCACCTCGTCAAGGTGCACAACGAGCTGCGCCAATTGTGCGAGTCGCTGCTGCGTTCGCTCGCCGACGCCGGCGTCCTCAAGGACGGTCTCGATCTGCGCCGCGAGGTCGAAGTACTGCATGCTCTGCTCGACGGCCTCGCACTGCACGCGGCGATCCAGCCGGAGCACACCACTCCGGCCCGGCTGCGGCAGCTGATGCGCCACCAACTGGAGTCGCTGATGGCCGAAAACCCCTGA
- a CDS encoding SGNH/GDSL hydrolase family protein produces the protein MTSIVLDPRRTVVFAGDSVTDCGRRTDPDGLGDGYVRNVYDDLGERRPTIVNAGISGNRAADLAARWSADVLAHDPSLVSILIGINDTWRRYDENDPTTPESFEASYRSVLDPLNCPVVLIEPFLLPVKDGQDEWREDLDPKLEVVRKLAVEYGALLVPADVELTKQAASVGPATLAGDGVHPSPAGHRALAELWRRYVLDH, from the coding sequence ATGACCAGTATCGTTCTCGATCCCCGGCGGACCGTGGTGTTCGCCGGGGACTCGGTCACCGACTGCGGCCGCCGTACCGACCCCGACGGGTTGGGCGACGGCTACGTCCGCAACGTGTACGACGACCTCGGTGAACGCCGGCCGACGATCGTCAATGCCGGCATCAGTGGCAACCGGGCGGCCGATCTGGCCGCCCGGTGGTCCGCCGATGTGCTGGCCCACGACCCGTCGCTGGTGTCGATCCTGATCGGGATCAACGACACCTGGCGGCGGTACGACGAGAACGATCCGACGACCCCGGAGTCCTTCGAGGCGTCGTACCGGTCGGTGCTCGACCCGCTGAACTGTCCGGTGGTCCTGATCGAGCCGTTCCTGCTGCCGGTGAAGGACGGGCAGGACGAATGGCGTGAAGACCTGGACCCGAAGCTCGAAGTGGTCCGGAAGCTGGCCGTCGAGTACGGCGCGCTCCTGGTCCCGGCCGATGTCGAGCTGACCAAGCAGGCCGCGTCCGTCGGCCCGGCCACGCTCGCCGGCGACGGCGTGCACCCGAGTCCGGCCGGACATCGTGCCCTCGCCGAGCTGTGGCGACGGTACGTCCTCGACCACTGA